A part of Microbacterium terregens genomic DNA contains:
- a CDS encoding NAD(P) transhydrogenase subunit alpha — translation MDGFALITITILAIFLGFEVVSKVSSTLHTPLMSEANAIHGIILLGAILVAGQAEDALALTLSILAVLLATINVVGGFVVTDRMLLMFRAKPRAAAPSAKAEVDA, via the coding sequence ATGGACGGCTTCGCCCTCATCACGATCACGATCCTCGCGATCTTCCTCGGCTTCGAGGTCGTCTCGAAGGTCTCGAGCACCCTGCACACGCCGCTGATGTCGGAGGCGAATGCGATCCATGGCATCATCCTGCTCGGCGCCATTCTGGTGGCCGGGCAGGCCGAGGATGCTCTCGCCCTGACGCTGTCGATCCTCGCCGTGCTGCTGGCCACGATCAACGTCGTCGGCGGATTCGTCGTCACCGATCGCATGCTGCTGATGTTCCGGGCCAAGCCCCGAGCGGCGGCGCCGAGCGCGAAGGCGGAGGTCGACGCATGA
- a CDS encoding lactonase family protein has product MVDSSLVLVANAGEGSISTFRVADRSLERLTVTAGLTGCSTFAVDSARDLVYAGVSGTAEGGLAGILTLQLDRRTGALEPGPRLDLSEGHVHYVALSRDGTCLLAASYGGGYGISCPIVDGVVGEPVSRIRFPNLHSVLPSADGRFVYFVSLGADLVAQYALAEDLRLTPLAPATVAAPAGSGPRHLVMNDAQDAVYVLTEYSGQVLHFARDTDAGTLELRDAADAFDPSKNLRHSRFGADPMAEHLIWGADLHGGAGGRQLWCSERTESTLGAVSVADDGSVSAPNRFVTTEPQPRGFALSPDGSLLIAAGERSTTISLYAVDADRLELLQRAETGRGANWVRFV; this is encoded by the coding sequence ATGGTGGATTCCTCCCTCGTACTCGTCGCGAACGCCGGCGAAGGCAGCATCAGCACTTTCCGGGTAGCGGACCGGTCGCTCGAGCGACTGACGGTGACCGCGGGGCTGACCGGCTGCTCGACTTTCGCGGTCGACTCGGCCCGCGACCTCGTCTACGCGGGGGTTTCGGGAACCGCCGAAGGTGGACTCGCCGGCATCCTGACCCTCCAGCTGGATCGGCGGACCGGGGCGCTCGAGCCGGGTCCGCGCCTCGACCTGTCCGAGGGCCATGTCCACTACGTCGCCCTGTCCAGAGATGGCACGTGCCTGCTCGCAGCCTCTTATGGCGGTGGGTACGGGATCAGCTGCCCCATCGTCGACGGCGTCGTCGGTGAACCCGTCTCGCGGATCAGGTTCCCCAATCTCCACTCCGTGCTGCCCAGTGCGGACGGCAGGTTCGTCTATTTCGTCTCGCTCGGCGCCGACCTCGTGGCGCAGTACGCGCTGGCCGAGGATCTGCGGTTGACACCGCTCGCACCTGCGACGGTCGCCGCGCCCGCCGGAAGCGGCCCGCGACACCTGGTGATGAACGACGCGCAGGACGCCGTCTACGTGCTCACCGAGTACTCCGGACAGGTGCTGCATTTCGCGCGAGACACGGATGCCGGAACACTCGAGCTGCGCGACGCGGCCGACGCGTTCGACCCGTCGAAGAACCTCCGTCACAGCAGATTCGGTGCAGATCCGATGGCGGAGCACCTCATCTGGGGCGCCGACCTCCACGGGGGTGCCGGTGGCCGCCAGCTGTGGTGCTCGGAACGGACCGAGAGCACGCTCGGCGCGGTCTCGGTCGCAGACGACGGCTCAGTGTCCGCGCCCAACCGGTTCGTGACGACCGAGCCGCAACCGCGCGGCTTCGCTCTCAGCCCGGATGGTTCTCTTCTCATCGCTGCGGGGGAGCGATCGACGACCATCTCGCTGTACGCGGTGGATGCCGACCGCCTCGAGCTGCTGCAGCGCGCGGAGACAGGTCGCGGCGCGAACTGGGTGCGCTTCGTCTGA
- a CDS encoding pyridoxamine 5'-phosphate oxidase family protein, whose product MDGTDDALVFSLSEDECWNLLARRELGRLAVAVDGKPDIFPVNYVVDGARVLFRTAPGSKLADLSSNPDVAFEVDEYDATSAASVVLKGVATRLELQSEIDLADALPLASWIPTLKYRWVRIAPVSISGRRFERGPEPLRYRAST is encoded by the coding sequence ATGGATGGAACGGATGATGCGCTCGTCTTCTCGTTGAGCGAGGACGAATGCTGGAACCTGCTTGCACGGCGTGAGCTGGGGCGCCTCGCCGTAGCGGTAGACGGAAAGCCCGACATCTTCCCCGTGAACTACGTGGTCGATGGCGCGCGCGTGTTGTTCCGCACCGCGCCCGGATCGAAGCTCGCTGATCTCTCATCGAACCCCGACGTCGCTTTCGAAGTCGACGAATACGACGCCACGTCCGCCGCGAGCGTGGTGTTGAAGGGGGTCGCCACGCGTCTCGAGCTGCAGAGCGAGATCGACCTCGCCGATGCACTTCCGCTCGCTTCGTGGATCCCTACGCTCAAGTACCGCTGGGTGCGGATCGCCCCGGTCTCCATCTCCGGCAGACGGTTCGAACGCGGCCCTGAGCCTCTTCGGTACCGCGCCTCAACCTGA
- a CDS encoding FAD-dependent oxidoreductase, translating into MNADKATQSSPAILVVSADDRLRRAVVDPLNRRYALDYRILDADTVDRAVAAIEELHSSGGDLALVLSDDASPAEGHENVFAAARRTFPNVRRGLVIEWGSWANHDTTAAVLELMSRVQIDYYVVRPMDRADESFHRAVTDFLHEWEFSSGQRRRGFTIVGDQAQPRTHELHTLMERGGIHAEHLDPGSPEAMALLADAEIDYEGVPLVRTADGVVLTDPTDAALVRSYGLDTSLPEGITDVAIVGAGPGGLAAAVYAASEGLETVVLEAASIGGQAGSSSLIRNYLGFSRGVSGTELAQRAYQQAWTFGARFAHTRRVVGMKVAERGFELQVDGGELVHARSVVLSSGVSYRRLAAPGLRPFVGASVFYGASSVEARAQAGCAVLVVGGGNSAGQAALHLARYARSVSLVVRGPSLAESMSRYLIDQLDAAGVGLITGTRVVDAGAHEADRLDHVVLERAESGERLEVPADAVFITIGARPHTEWLAPEVLRDKWGSVITGTEVLSEGGRRAWLGAEGAPTQFESSVPGFYAVGDVRRGSVKRVASAVGEGSVVISAVHAHLGAHVGG; encoded by the coding sequence ATGAACGCTGACAAGGCGACGCAGAGCTCGCCCGCGATCCTGGTCGTGTCGGCGGATGACCGGCTCCGCCGCGCTGTCGTGGATCCGCTGAACCGTCGCTACGCACTCGACTACCGCATTCTGGACGCCGACACCGTGGACCGCGCCGTTGCGGCGATCGAGGAGCTTCACTCATCCGGCGGCGATCTGGCGCTGGTGCTCTCCGATGACGCCTCGCCCGCCGAAGGCCACGAGAACGTCTTCGCCGCCGCACGGCGGACCTTCCCCAACGTCCGGCGCGGGCTGGTCATCGAGTGGGGCTCGTGGGCGAACCACGACACGACCGCGGCGGTGCTCGAACTCATGTCGCGTGTGCAGATCGACTACTACGTCGTGCGGCCGATGGACAGGGCGGATGAGTCGTTCCACCGTGCGGTCACCGACTTTCTGCACGAGTGGGAGTTCTCCAGCGGGCAGCGGCGGCGGGGGTTCACGATCGTGGGCGACCAGGCGCAGCCGCGGACCCACGAGCTGCACACGCTCATGGAGCGCGGCGGCATTCACGCCGAGCACCTCGATCCCGGCTCGCCCGAGGCGATGGCCCTGCTCGCGGATGCGGAGATCGACTACGAGGGCGTCCCGCTCGTGCGCACGGCGGACGGCGTCGTGCTGACCGATCCCACCGACGCGGCGCTGGTGCGCTCGTACGGCCTGGACACCTCCCTGCCCGAGGGCATCACCGACGTCGCCATCGTCGGCGCCGGGCCGGGCGGGCTGGCCGCGGCGGTGTACGCGGCATCCGAGGGGCTGGAGACCGTAGTGCTGGAAGCCGCGTCGATCGGAGGGCAGGCCGGGTCCAGCTCCCTCATCCGCAACTACCTCGGGTTCTCGCGCGGGGTGTCCGGCACGGAGCTCGCGCAGCGCGCGTATCAGCAGGCCTGGACCTTCGGCGCCCGCTTCGCGCACACCCGCCGCGTGGTGGGAATGAAGGTGGCGGAGCGGGGCTTCGAGCTCCAGGTCGACGGGGGTGAGCTCGTCCACGCCCGTTCGGTGGTCCTGTCGTCGGGAGTCAGCTACCGTCGCCTCGCGGCGCCGGGGTTGCGGCCGTTCGTCGGAGCCTCGGTGTTCTACGGCGCCTCATCCGTCGAGGCCCGCGCGCAGGCGGGGTGTGCGGTGCTCGTGGTCGGCGGGGGCAACTCCGCCGGGCAGGCGGCGCTGCACCTCGCCCGCTATGCGCGGTCGGTCTCGCTCGTGGTGCGCGGGCCCTCGCTCGCCGAGAGCATGTCGCGCTATCTCATCGACCAGCTGGATGCCGCGGGCGTCGGCCTCATCACCGGCACCCGTGTCGTCGATGCCGGCGCGCACGAGGCGGACCGGCTCGATCACGTTGTGCTCGAGCGCGCCGAGTCCGGGGAGCGCCTCGAGGTGCCCGCCGATGCGGTGTTCATCACGATCGGCGCGCGTCCGCACACCGAGTGGCTGGCCCCCGAGGTGCTGCGCGACAAGTGGGGATCGGTGATCACCGGCACGGAGGTGCTCAGCGAGGGTGGCCGGCGCGCCTGGCTCGGCGCCGAGGGCGCGCCCACGCAGTTCGAATCGTCGGTACCCGGCTTCTATGCCGTCGGCGATGTGCGACGGGGTTCGGTCAAGCGGGTCGCGTCGGCCGTGGGTGAGGGGTCCGTGGTGATCTCCGCCGTGCACGCGCATCTGGGCGCTCACGTCGGCGGCTGA
- a CDS encoding alpha/beta hydrolase: protein MPLDPFFSERLRVHRRYLIGQFLGTLRTRVAGWQALLWGGAVAAATGATANATAQRPPRARSDVRTARARHRRAAVAWDRRELETVGTRGPDVRTVEHEVPVAGHPSVRVRIYYPDAAGAGPIPAWLAFFGGAFRIGGIDYPTTDAANRRRAAEAGVAMAAVDYALAPEHRFPTQIEQAHAALVWLHRNAAELGIDPDRIGVAGTSAGGSLAAALTLANRDRTRLPIRLQLLEVPVTDLTGGHLDLRATRALGIPSVIARRELRSVARTYLPQRSDARNPLASPLRASSHAGLPEAVILTAEFDPLRGDGAAYAASLRAAGVEASAVQYLGVTHDTAIFTGALPAARRWHQDVITALARLHDD, encoded by the coding sequence ATGCCCTTGGACCCGTTCTTCTCCGAACGGCTGCGGGTGCATCGCCGCTACCTGATCGGCCAGTTCCTCGGAACGCTCCGCACCCGCGTTGCCGGTTGGCAGGCCCTGCTCTGGGGAGGCGCCGTCGCGGCGGCCACGGGAGCGACCGCGAACGCGACCGCACAACGCCCACCTCGGGCTCGCTCTGACGTCCGCACGGCGCGGGCGCGACACCGCCGGGCCGCGGTGGCGTGGGATCGCAGAGAACTCGAGACGGTCGGCACGCGGGGCCCCGACGTCCGCACCGTCGAGCACGAGGTGCCGGTCGCCGGTCATCCGTCGGTGCGCGTGCGCATCTACTATCCCGATGCGGCCGGCGCCGGGCCGATTCCCGCGTGGCTCGCCTTCTTCGGTGGAGCGTTCCGTATCGGCGGAATCGACTACCCGACGACGGATGCCGCCAACCGCCGTCGCGCGGCGGAGGCGGGCGTCGCGATGGCTGCCGTCGACTACGCCCTCGCCCCCGAGCACCGGTTTCCGACGCAGATAGAGCAGGCGCACGCCGCGCTGGTGTGGCTGCATCGGAACGCCGCCGAACTCGGGATCGATCCGGATCGCATCGGGGTCGCCGGAACGTCGGCCGGAGGATCCCTCGCGGCGGCACTGACCCTGGCCAACCGCGACCGGACGCGCCTGCCGATCCGTCTTCAGCTGCTGGAGGTTCCGGTCACGGACCTCACCGGCGGTCACCTGGACCTGCGCGCCACACGGGCACTCGGCATCCCGAGCGTCATCGCCCGGCGCGAACTGCGTTCGGTGGCCCGCACCTACCTGCCGCAGCGCTCCGATGCCCGCAACCCGCTCGCCTCTCCGCTGCGGGCGTCCTCGCACGCGGGTCTTCCCGAGGCCGTGATCCTCACCGCCGAGTTCGACCCGCTGCGCGGTGACGGCGCCGCGTACGCGGCCAGCCTGCGTGCCGCCGGTGTCGAGGCCAGCGCGGTCCAGTACCTCGGGGTCACTCATGACACGGCGATCTTCACCGGGGCGCTGCCTGCCGCGCGCCGCTGGCATCAGGACGTCATCACCGCGTTGGCGCGGCTGCACGACGATTGA
- a CDS encoding epimerase gives MPESPIAVIAGASGFIGRALVAAFETDGYEVRTIGRRSAVSWADPARIAEVIDGSDVLVNLAGKSVNCRYNDANRTEILRSRVETTRALHAAVTAAQHPPAVWLNASTATIYRHAMRRPNTESDGALGDGFSVDVATNWERAFFEGDLPRTRRAALRMAIVLGDGPAARTLVTLARLGLGGPQIDSWWPATRRYRGIGPTPTGAGRVDWHRTRGRQKFSWVHIDDVVGAVRFILDHEELAGPVNVASPHPSDNRTLMRELRRSVGMPVGLPAYRWMLEPAMWALRTEPELVVKSRWVLPERLSAAGYVFAQPDLRGAVRSLVPVAG, from the coding sequence ATGCCGGAGTCACCGATCGCCGTCATCGCCGGAGCCAGCGGCTTCATCGGGCGGGCGCTCGTCGCCGCGTTCGAGACAGACGGCTACGAGGTGCGCACCATCGGACGCCGATCGGCCGTCTCGTGGGCCGATCCGGCGCGGATCGCCGAGGTCATCGACGGCTCCGACGTGCTCGTCAACCTGGCAGGCAAGTCGGTCAACTGCCGCTACAACGATGCGAATCGCACCGAGATCCTGCGGTCTCGGGTGGAAACGACGCGCGCGCTGCACGCCGCGGTGACCGCGGCGCAGCACCCGCCGGCCGTGTGGCTCAACGCGTCGACGGCGACGATCTACCGGCACGCGATGCGCCGCCCGAACACCGAGAGCGACGGAGCGCTGGGTGACGGATTCTCGGTGGATGTCGCCACGAACTGGGAGCGGGCGTTCTTCGAGGGTGACCTCCCGCGCACCCGTCGGGCTGCGCTGCGCATGGCCATCGTGCTGGGGGACGGGCCGGCCGCGAGGACGCTCGTCACCCTCGCCCGGCTGGGGCTCGGAGGGCCGCAGATCGACAGCTGGTGGCCGGCGACCCGGCGCTATCGCGGCATCGGACCGACTCCGACGGGCGCCGGTCGTGTGGACTGGCACCGCACGCGGGGACGCCAGAAGTTCAGCTGGGTGCACATCGACGACGTCGTGGGTGCCGTCCGCTTCATCCTCGACCATGAGGAGCTCGCCGGGCCGGTCAACGTCGCCAGTCCGCACCCGAGCGACAATCGCACCCTCATGCGCGAATTGCGCCGGTCCGTCGGCATGCCGGTAGGGCTGCCCGCGTATCGCTGGATGCTGGAACCGGCGATGTGGGCACTCAGAACCGAACCCGAGCTCGTCGTCAAGAGCCGGTGGGTGCTGCCCGAGCGGCTCAGCGCAGCGGGATACGTGTTCGCGCAACCCGACCTTCGGGGCGCGGTGCGCTCATTGGTCCCGGTTGCCGGCTGA
- a CDS encoding epoxide hydrolase: protein MVEQEYGLERFDLRADPAVIEDLRTRLRATRWPDAAEGDAWSLGTDLAYLRELVAYWVEEFDWDAQETAIGRLPHFRVQLGGSGVHLVHARAADRSNPVLPLLLAHGWPDSFWRYLKVIPLLTDPAAHGGDPADAFDVIVPDMPGYGYSERPTQPLTSIDVAGRWAELMTLLGYEQFVTAGGDIGSGVSRFLALDHPDRVIAVHRMDAGLPFFAGDRSVLTAEERDWLDDAAKWAGAEGAYAAMHRTKPQTAAFGLIDSPVGLAAWIVEKLRSWSDCGGEIERCFTKDEILTLLTQYWVNGNIGSAMRMYHTNASISAEQLSRRVEVPSGFSIFPADIVRPPRAWLERMTNLARATEPDRGGHFAPFEQPKLYVQELRDFFRPYRSALRG from the coding sequence ATGGTGGAACAGGAATATGGCCTGGAACGATTCGATCTGCGCGCTGATCCCGCAGTGATCGAAGACCTGCGCACAAGGCTCCGGGCGACGCGCTGGCCCGACGCGGCCGAGGGCGACGCGTGGTCGCTGGGCACCGACCTCGCCTATCTGCGCGAGCTGGTGGCGTACTGGGTCGAGGAATTCGACTGGGACGCGCAAGAGACCGCGATCGGGCGACTGCCGCATTTCCGCGTGCAGCTCGGCGGGTCCGGCGTCCACCTCGTGCATGCGCGCGCGGCGGACCGCAGCAACCCGGTGCTGCCGCTGCTGCTGGCCCACGGCTGGCCGGACTCGTTCTGGCGCTACCTCAAGGTCATCCCCCTGCTCACCGACCCCGCCGCGCACGGCGGAGACCCGGCCGATGCCTTCGACGTGATCGTGCCGGACATGCCGGGCTACGGGTACTCCGAGCGACCGACGCAGCCCCTCACCTCCATCGATGTCGCCGGCCGGTGGGCCGAGCTGATGACCCTCCTCGGCTACGAGCAGTTCGTGACGGCAGGAGGTGACATCGGCAGCGGTGTGAGCCGGTTCCTGGCCCTGGATCACCCGGATCGTGTCATCGCGGTTCACCGCATGGATGCCGGGCTTCCGTTCTTCGCGGGCGATCGTTCGGTGCTGACGGCCGAGGAGCGGGACTGGCTGGACGACGCCGCGAAATGGGCCGGCGCGGAGGGCGCGTATGCGGCGATGCACCGGACCAAACCGCAGACGGCCGCGTTCGGGCTCATCGACTCACCTGTCGGCCTCGCGGCGTGGATCGTCGAGAAACTGCGCAGCTGGAGCGACTGCGGCGGCGAGATCGAACGCTGCTTCACGAAGGACGAGATCCTGACCCTGCTGACCCAGTACTGGGTGAACGGCAACATCGGCTCGGCGATGCGGATGTACCACACCAACGCGTCGATCTCTGCGGAGCAGCTGTCGCGCCGCGTCGAGGTGCCCTCCGGATTCTCGATCTTCCCGGCGGACATCGTCCGCCCCCCTCGCGCATGGCTGGAGCGGATGACGAATCTGGCGCGCGCCACGGAGCCCGACCGCGGTGGACACTTCGCGCCGTTCGAGCAGCCCAAACTGTACGTCCAGGAGCTGCGCGACTTCTTCCGCCCGTACCGCTCAGCGCTGCGCGGCTGA
- a CDS encoding TetR/AcrR family transcriptional regulator: MFSSAKIVGGKRDRTRARIREVALRSFRERGYDATTIRLIAEEAGVSVGTTHYHFPTKNHLVQELYLDVQLAHRAAAEPLLEVTDDLVERLGAVYRTGIAQLRPYHARAPEFVSAAMSPRSPINPLSEDSGPALAIVEGLFTRAVDGASTSLRKEFRATLPRALVLAHLLLALFWVYDPTPGQARTEKLLQRGLKLLRAALPLTRVPVLRAPLRELLAVVADVRA; encoded by the coding sequence ATGTTCAGTTCTGCGAAGATCGTCGGCGGCAAGCGCGATCGCACCCGAGCGAGGATCCGCGAGGTGGCGTTGCGGTCCTTCCGCGAACGCGGTTACGACGCCACGACGATCCGCCTCATCGCGGAGGAGGCCGGGGTCTCGGTCGGCACCACCCACTACCACTTCCCCACCAAGAACCACCTGGTCCAGGAGCTCTATCTCGACGTGCAGCTCGCGCACCGCGCGGCGGCGGAACCGCTTCTGGAGGTGACGGACGATCTCGTCGAACGCCTGGGTGCGGTGTACCGGACCGGAATCGCGCAACTCCGGCCGTACCACGCTCGCGCACCGGAGTTCGTTTCGGCGGCGATGTCACCGCGCTCGCCCATCAACCCCCTCTCCGAAGACTCGGGCCCCGCGTTGGCGATCGTCGAGGGCCTCTTCACGCGCGCCGTCGACGGTGCCTCGACCTCGTTGCGCAAGGAGTTCAGGGCCACGCTCCCCCGCGCGCTCGTTCTCGCGCACCTTCTTCTCGCACTCTTCTGGGTGTACGACCCCACCCCCGGGCAGGCACGGACCGAGAAGCTGCTGCAGCGCGGGCTGAAGCTCCTCCGGGCAGCCTTGCCGCTGACGCGCGTGCCCGTGCTGCGTGCACCGTTGCGCGAACTGCTCGCGGTCGTGGCGGACGTGCGCGCATGA
- a CDS encoding NAD(P) transhydrogenase subunit alpha: protein MTIHVRVRAESAPGEKRVAATPDSVKKLLAAGASVQIESGAGLGSLMTDAAYEAAGARVVRRGAEVEPGSVLFHVRPLTVDETAALPAGTVTVGMLDPFQNAAAVAAARDARVTSFALDLMPRISRAQSMDVLSSQALLAGYRLVTLAADAFGRMFGMTMTAAGTLAPARVLVLGAGVAGLQAIATAKRLGGVVSANDVRAASADEVRSVGGTFIDLDLGTAEAGGGYAKELAEDRARRQQELLAPHIAASDIVLTTAAVPGRAAPRLVTAAMVAAMKPGSVLVDLAAESGGNVEGSVAGERRTIAVPGGAVTLIGARDIQSDLAPDASKLYAMNCANFAALLMKEGDLVLDFDDELVSGSAVTHDGAVVNERVAAVVEGVRA, encoded by the coding sequence GTGACGATTCACGTGCGGGTACGCGCTGAGAGCGCACCGGGAGAGAAGCGCGTCGCCGCGACGCCGGACAGTGTCAAGAAGCTGCTCGCCGCGGGCGCCTCGGTCCAGATCGAGTCGGGCGCCGGTCTCGGGTCTTTGATGACGGATGCCGCGTACGAGGCGGCCGGTGCCCGCGTCGTGCGCAGGGGCGCGGAGGTCGAACCGGGCTCCGTGCTGTTCCACGTCCGCCCGCTCACCGTGGACGAGACGGCCGCGCTTCCTGCCGGGACCGTGACGGTCGGGATGCTGGACCCGTTCCAGAACGCGGCCGCGGTGGCGGCCGCCCGCGACGCGCGGGTGACCTCGTTCGCACTGGACCTGATGCCCCGGATCTCGCGGGCGCAGTCGATGGATGTGCTCTCGTCGCAGGCGCTGCTGGCCGGCTATCGGCTCGTGACGCTCGCCGCCGACGCGTTCGGCCGGATGTTCGGCATGACGATGACCGCGGCGGGAACGCTCGCACCGGCCCGCGTGCTGGTGCTGGGCGCCGGCGTCGCGGGACTTCAGGCGATCGCCACGGCGAAGCGGCTCGGCGGGGTCGTGTCGGCCAACGACGTGCGCGCGGCATCCGCCGATGAGGTCCGCTCGGTCGGCGGCACATTCATCGACCTCGATCTCGGCACGGCCGAGGCCGGCGGGGGCTACGCGAAGGAGCTCGCCGAGGATCGGGCGCGGCGCCAGCAGGAACTGCTCGCACCGCACATCGCGGCATCCGACATCGTTCTGACCACCGCCGCGGTCCCGGGCCGGGCGGCCCCGCGGCTGGTGACCGCCGCGATGGTCGCGGCGATGAAGCCCGGTTCCGTGCTCGTGGACCTCGCGGCCGAGTCCGGCGGCAACGTCGAAGGATCGGTGGCCGGGGAGCGGCGCACCATCGCGGTGCCCGGGGGAGCGGTCACGCTCATCGGCGCGCGCGACATCCAGTCCGACCTCGCGCCGGACGCCTCCAAGCTCTACGCGATGAACTGCGCGAACTTCGCCGCGTTACTCATGAAAGAAGGAGACCTGGTGCTCGACTTCGATGACGAACTCGTCTCGGGAAGCGCCGTCACCCATGACGGTGCCGTGGTCAACGAACGGGTGGCCGCCGTCGTCGAGGGGGTGCGCGCCTGA
- a CDS encoding DUF4166 domain-containing protein — MTAHSASALSVYQRVLGDRFALLDPSLRTYFGPLPHGMVGVGHGVFEFAGSRRRILTPAFAWMAWRHIIFPEHESAVPFTVVNSYGSDRTLTAVRTFFFARRTRVMADSMTVVGGQLVDRLGRRGGLEVTLGVSVRDGGLRMESGTLRLRIAGLRVRLPRIAIMTLDERAHPTEAGRQQIDARIRAPLLGEVFRYSGSFTYRQERARTPRHPMDERSGVGPSG, encoded by the coding sequence ATGACGGCGCATTCGGCGAGCGCCCTGTCGGTCTACCAGCGGGTGCTCGGCGACCGGTTCGCGCTGCTGGACCCTTCGCTGCGGACGTACTTCGGACCCCTGCCGCACGGGATGGTCGGTGTCGGACACGGCGTGTTCGAGTTCGCCGGATCCCGTCGACGGATCCTCACGCCGGCGTTCGCCTGGATGGCGTGGCGACACATCATCTTTCCCGAGCATGAGAGCGCCGTTCCCTTCACCGTCGTCAACTCATACGGCTCCGATCGCACGCTGACCGCCGTTCGCACCTTCTTCTTCGCCCGCCGGACTCGTGTCATGGCGGACTCGATGACCGTGGTCGGCGGGCAGCTGGTCGATCGCCTGGGACGTCGCGGCGGGCTCGAGGTCACCCTTGGTGTATCCGTTCGTGATGGCGGGCTGCGAATGGAGTCCGGAACGCTGCGCCTCCGTATCGCCGGGCTCCGGGTGCGACTGCCGAGGATCGCGATCATGACGCTCGACGAACGCGCGCATCCTACGGAAGCGGGGCGACAGCAGATCGATGCCCGAATCCGCGCTCCCCTGCTCGGCGAGGTCTTCCGATACTCCGGCTCGTTCACGTACCGCCAGGAGCGGGCGCGCACGCCCCGGCATCCCATGGATGAGCGATCCGGGGTCGGGCCGTCGGGTTAG
- a CDS encoding DUF6804 family protein produces the protein MPRPTPAAPEFQRNAFAPGILAAIACLAGIALVGHPYYLAVLFIIAILAVIVGWFAIQARQWWWAPVMLAIAILWNPFYPFGFSGMWWSVAHIVAAAAFLAAGATIRIPRTPTR, from the coding sequence ATGCCCCGACCGACACCGGCCGCTCCTGAGTTCCAGCGCAATGCGTTCGCACCCGGGATCCTTGCCGCCATCGCCTGTCTGGCGGGGATAGCCCTGGTGGGACACCCGTACTACCTCGCGGTCCTGTTCATCATCGCCATCCTCGCCGTCATCGTCGGGTGGTTCGCGATACAGGCTAGGCAATGGTGGTGGGCGCCGGTCATGCTCGCGATCGCCATCCTGTGGAACCCGTTCTACCCGTTCGGTTTCAGCGGGATGTGGTGGTCCGTCGCGCACATCGTCGCCGCCGCCGCCTTTCTCGCCGCCGGCGCAACCATCCGGATCCCGAGGACACCGACGCGATAA
- a CDS encoding class I SAM-dependent methyltransferase, with product MNSRRSSGCGEERSAHRIGTRTSRTSKASAEHLPLAAERYDLVTAQLVVHFMTDPLAGVGEMRRVARPGGVIAVSVWDFAGARAPQSAFFGALRAVVPDADDEVDRAGARRGELSGLLEQAGCRDIEQTELTVTVTSPTFEDWWEPYTLGVGPAGVQLTALTTDRRQAVRDRCRARLGSGPIRTTATAWAAKGLR from the coding sequence GTGAACAGCAGACGATCGTCCGGATGTGGCGAGGAGCGGTCCGCACACAGGATCGGGACGCGTACGTCGCGTACATCGAAGGCGTCGGCCGAGCACCTTCCGCTCGCCGCCGAGCGGTACGACCTGGTGACGGCCCAGCTGGTGGTGCACTTCATGACCGATCCGCTCGCCGGCGTCGGCGAGATGCGCCGGGTCGCCCGGCCGGGTGGGGTGATCGCCGTGAGCGTGTGGGATTTCGCGGGAGCCCGAGCACCTCAGTCGGCGTTCTTCGGCGCGCTGCGTGCGGTCGTGCCGGATGCCGATGACGAAGTCGATCGGGCCGGCGCCCGTCGCGGCGAGCTCTCCGGCCTGCTGGAGCAGGCGGGATGCCGGGACATCGAGCAGACAGAACTCACCGTCACGGTCACCTCGCCCACGTTCGAGGACTGGTGGGAGCCGTACACGCTGGGAGTGGGGCCGGCGGGCGTGCAGCTCACGGCGCTGACCACGGATCGCCGGCAGGCGGTGCGAGATCGCTGTCGCGCGCGACTGGGCAGCGGCCCGATTCGCACGACCGCGACCGCGTGGGCGGCGAAGGGACTCCGTTGA